A single Lolium perenne isolate Kyuss_39 chromosome 6, Kyuss_2.0, whole genome shotgun sequence DNA region contains:
- the LOC127307458 gene encoding uncharacterized protein — protein MRSLDVAGADQHNRKKPRLQTEMPLADSLVAGSSAGGCGGNEESTGCLSMRVEDIVQHPLPGYESPVALSFSPDDRRVAFLYSPDGTLHRKAFTFDPAKRRQELLFAPPDGGGLEEGNLSAEERLRRERSRERGLGVTRYEWRARRSAAPSSRAGIVVPLPSGVYFQDLSGSEPVLMLQSSSTSPIIDPHLSPDGTMIAYVRDDELQCTIYNLGFGDGETRQLTFGARESGKVHGLAEYIAQEEMERKMGFWWSPDSKHLAFTEVDSSTIPLYRIMHQGKSSVGLDAQEDHAYPFAGAANVKVRLGVVSSGGGEVTWMDLLCGESNGAHGDEEYLARVSWMHHNALAVQVLNRTHTKLKLLKFDIATGKREVLLEEEHDIWITLHDCFTPLDNGVNSKHPGGFIWASESTGFRHLYIHDKNGECLGPVTQGDWMVDQIAGVNESSGLVYFTGTLDGPLETNLYYTNLFPDWSLPLQTPKRLTRGTGRHSVILDHQLIRFIDVYDSVKSPPVIRLCSLLDGSIIMPIYEQPLTVQPLKKFQQLSPEMVQFSGKDGTSFYGTLYLPDEKKYGPPPYKTLINVYGGPSVQLVSDSWISTVDMRAQYLRSKGILVWKMDNRGSARRGLHFEGQLKYNIGRVDAEDQLTGAEWLIKQGLAKPGHIGLYGWSYGGFLSAMCLARFPEVFCCAVSGAPVTAWDGYDTFYTEKYLGLPSENSDAYEYGSIMHHVKNLRGKLLLVHGMIDENVHFRHTARLINRLMAERKPYEILLFPDERHMPRQLDDRIYMEERIFDFVERSL, from the exons ATGCGATCGCTTGACGTGGCGGGGGCGGATCAGCACAACCGCAAGAAACCGCGCCTCCAGACGGAGATGCCCCTCGCCGACTCCCtcgtcgccggcagcagcgccggcgGCTGCGGAGGCAATGAGGAATCCACTGGGTGTCTCAGCATGAGGGTGGAGGATATCGTGCAGCATCCTCTGCCAGGCTACGAGTCGCCGGTGGCGCTCAGCTTTAGCCCCGACGACCGGCGAGTGGCCTTCTTGTACAGCCCCGACGGCACACTCCACCGCAAGGCCTTCACCTTCGACCCAGCAAAGCGCCGCCAGGAGCTTCTGTTCGCCCCGCCTGACGGCGGCGGGCTCGAGGAGGGCAATCTATCTGCCGAGGAGCGGCTGCGCCGCGAGCGTTCCCGGGAGCGCGGCCTTGGGGTCACACGCTACGAGTGGCGTGCCCGTCGGTCTGCCGCCCCCTCTTCTCGTGCCGGCATTGTCGTGCCTCTCCCATCCGGG GTTTACTTCCAGGATTTATCTGGCTCTGAACCAGTACTCATGCTACAAAGTTCTTCCACATCACCAATTATTGACCCACATCTATCTCCAGACGGAACCATGATTGCATATGTCAGGGATGATGAACTGCAGTGCACGATATATAACTTGGGTTTTGGTGATGGGGAAACTAGGCAATTGACCTTCGGTGCAAGAGAGAGTGGAAAG GTGCATGGACTTGCTGAGTATATTGCACAG GAAGAGATGGAAAGGAAGATGGGATTCTGGTGGTCTCCTGATAGTAAACACCTTGCATTTACTGAAGTAGATTCATCTACCATTCCACTATACAGAATTATGCATCAGGGCAAAAGTTCTGTTGGTCTAGATGCTCAAGAAGATCATGCTTACCCATTTGCTGGAGCAGCTAATGTTAAAGTTCGTCTTGGAGTTGTTTCTTCTGGTGGAGGAGAGGTAACTTGGATGGATCTCCTTTGTGGAGAATCAAATGGTGCTCATGGTGATGAAGAATATCTAGCTAGAGTTAGCTGGATGCATCATAATGCTCTTGCGGTTCAAGTTCTCAACAGAACCCACACAAAACTTAAGCTACTTAAGTTTGATATTGCCACAGGTAAAAGGGAAGTCTTATTAGAAGAAGAGCATGATATATGGATAACATTACACGATTGTTTCACTCCTCTAGACAATGGAGTGAATAGCAAGCACCCAGGAGGCTTTATTTGGGCCAGTGAGAGTACAGGATTTAGACACTTGTATATTCATGACAAGAATGGTGAGTGCTTAGGGCCTGTCACACAAGGTGATTGGATGGTCGACCAAATTGCTGGTGTCAATGAGAGTTCTGGTCTTGTGTATTTTACTGGAACACTGGATGGACCATTAGAGACAAATCTGTACTATACCAACCTCTTTCCTGATTGGAGCCTTCCACTGCAAACCCCTAAGAGGTTGACCCGTGGCACTGGAAGGCATTCAGTAATTCTTGATCATCAGTTGATAAGGTTTATTGATGTGTATGACTCAGTAAAATCACCACCTGTGATTCGGTTGTGTTCTTTGCTTGATGGAAGTATAATAATGCCTATTTATGAGCAGCCACTGACAGTTCAGCCCCTTAAAAAGTTTCAACAGTTGTCTCCAGAGATGGTCCAGTTTTCAGGAAAGGATGGAACTTCTTTTTATGGTACTCTGTACCTTCCCGATGAGAAGAAATATGGACCGCCTCCCTACAAAACGCTAATAAACGTTTATGGTGGACCCAGTGTCCAGCTCGTTAGTGATTCGTGGATTAGTACAGTCGACATGAGAGCTCAGTATCTTCGAAGTAAGGGGATATTAGTTTGGAAG ATGGACAACCGGGGATCTGCGAGGCGAGGTTTGCATTTTGAGGGACAGCTGAAGTACAACATCGGTCGTGTCGATGCTGAAGATCAACTAACGGGTGCTGAGTGGTTAATAAAGCAAGGCCTTGCGAAGCCTGGCCATATCGGTCTTTATGGCTGGAGCTATGGTGGCTTTCTCTCAGCAATGTGCCTCGCACGGTTCCCTGAAGTGTTCTGCTGCGCAGTGTCTGGTGCCCCGGTGACTGCATGGGACGGGTACGATACCTTTTACACAGAGAAGTACCTGGGACTGCCCTCTGAGAACAGCGATGCTTACGAGTATGGGTCAATCATGCACCATGTGAAGAATCTGAGGGGAAAGCTGCTCCTCGTCCATGGGATGATTGACGAGAACGTGCATTTCAGGCACACGGCTAGGCTCATCAACCGTTTGATGGCGGAACGCAAGCCCTACGAGATCCTCCTCTTTCCCGACGAGAGGCATATGCCACGCCAGCTAGATGACCGGatctatatggaggagaggataTTCGATTTTGTA